In one Synergistaceae bacterium genomic region, the following are encoded:
- a CDS encoding CoA ester lyase: MRRRTMMYLPGNNPNMLLRGHLFRPDGLILDLEDSVPQKEKDAARILVQKILSWQDFGSCEVSVRVNGMDTEFWREDLEAVASAAAVNPQVDGIRLPKAESAAMASLLDEALSELEEKHGLKAGHFTIFCLLESAKAVWKAFDIATASSRITGITPGGEDLAADLRTSRSAGESELDWIRRMTLVAGRAAGVDVLDTAYPRIHDLEGLREQTAFVRQLGFDGKNVLHPGQIPIIHEVYTPTRQETENSLRILRAAEEAARKGQGAVAVDGKLVDVPVIKRARYLLSLAGMTPMKDGMESGEEGKRP; encoded by the coding sequence ATGCGCAGACGAACGATGATGTACCTTCCCGGCAACAACCCGAACATGCTTCTGCGAGGACATTTATTCCGTCCTGACGGCCTGATTCTCGACCTGGAGGATTCTGTTCCCCAAAAAGAAAAGGATGCCGCCCGGATTTTGGTGCAAAAAATCCTTTCCTGGCAGGATTTCGGGAGTTGCGAAGTCTCCGTCCGCGTCAATGGCATGGACACGGAGTTTTGGCGCGAGGACCTGGAGGCGGTGGCCTCCGCGGCGGCAGTCAACCCTCAGGTCGACGGAATACGCCTGCCCAAGGCGGAATCGGCCGCCATGGCGTCTCTTTTGGACGAAGCCCTCTCGGAACTGGAAGAAAAACACGGGCTGAAGGCGGGACATTTTACGATTTTCTGTCTTCTGGAAAGCGCGAAGGCGGTGTGGAAGGCCTTCGACATCGCAACGGCCTCTTCTCGAATCACGGGCATAACCCCCGGCGGGGAAGATCTGGCGGCGGATCTCCGGACGAGCCGCTCTGCCGGGGAGAGCGAGCTGGACTGGATTCGTCGCATGACTCTTGTGGCGGGGCGGGCCGCCGGCGTCGACGTTCTGGACACGGCCTACCCGAGAATTCACGACCTCGAAGGCCTGAGAGAACAAACCGCTTTTGTCCGACAGTTGGGATTTGACGGAAAAAACGTCCTGCACCCCGGACAAATTCCGATTATTCATGAGGTTTACACCCCGACGCGGCAGGAAACGGAAAACTCTCTGCGCATCCTTCGCGCGGCGGAAGAAGCGGCCCGCAAAGGACAGGGCGCCGTGGCGGTGGACGGCAAACTGGTGGATGTCCCCGTCATTAAACGCGCCCGTTACCTTCTGAGCCTGGCGGGGATGACGCCGATGAAGGACGGAATGGAGAGCGGAGAGGAGGGAAAACGGCCATGA
- a CDS encoding citrate lyase acyl carrier protein, with protein sequence MRRATAGTLESMDCMVVVEEAPSGSGVSLTVSGGGRFQSAIDRTVRQVLTDFGLTDAIVHVQDHGAWDVVVAARAETACARLSGPEEEETE encoded by the coding sequence ATGAGACGCGCAACGGCCGGAACTCTGGAATCCATGGACTGCATGGTCGTCGTCGAAGAAGCGCCTTCGGGAAGCGGCGTTTCTCTCACCGTATCGGGAGGCGGCCGGTTTCAAAGCGCCATCGACCGGACCGTGAGACAGGTTTTAACGGATTTCGGCCTCACCGACGCAATCGTTCATGTGCAGGATCATGGAGCCTGGGATGTGGTGGTGGCCGCCCGGGCCGAAACGGCCTGTGCACGCCTGTCCGGGCCGGAAGAAGAGGAAACGGAATGA
- a CDS encoding TRAP transporter permease, which translates to MSATEAQAPAKRGKRRNPGGKLGILITVVTVILAVFHLYTSAFGLLPAMQQRSFHIALVLFLIFLLYPATKRSPFDKPTVLDWVLAIAAAASTLYVFIMYEEIARRSGTYTTLELYLGALMILLVFEAARRVLGYPLPIFCAFFLFFAYYGRSMPTLFRHFGLSVPRIIEELYLTTDGLFGLVAGVSATYIYLFILFGSFLSSTGTSSFFNDISMALTGHKKGGPAKIAVISSALMGTISGSTSANVATTGAFTIPLMKKIGYPSFYAGAVEAAASTGGQIMPPVLGSAAFIIADSIGVPYIRVVSASVVPALLYFWGIWCCLSLQASKLNLKGLDKSSLPKVSEVLIRSGYKALPLCVIIYFLVQGYNPLYSACWGIGTCVALSFIDRKDRLNLRSFISTLEEGSKSALSVAVACTLVGVVIGMMGATGIALRIGDTILSYTAGKLMPTLVVTMIISLILGMGMPTTASYVMASAVAAPALTIIGCKPLDVHFFVFFFAVLSSVTPPVCVGAYTAAGIAGANPNQTAFTSVKMVLSGFIIPFVFIYSPELLLPNVRNWVDFAQALATAIIGVFVLSAGIEGYLLDKLSLWERALALAGALGMIIPGWKSDVTGLAVLGLLYALGKKRSSGGKPETGAEGTAKTQ; encoded by the coding sequence ATGTCCGCAACGGAGGCACAGGCCCCCGCAAAACGTGGCAAACGACGAAACCCCGGAGGGAAACTGGGGATTTTAATAACTGTCGTCACCGTCATCCTGGCTGTTTTCCATTTGTACACTTCGGCCTTCGGACTTCTGCCCGCAATGCAGCAGAGAAGTTTTCACATCGCGCTGGTTCTGTTTCTGATTTTTCTGCTCTACCCGGCCACAAAACGCTCGCCCTTCGACAAACCGACCGTCCTGGACTGGGTGCTCGCCATAGCGGCGGCGGCCTCCACCCTGTACGTTTTCATCATGTACGAGGAAATAGCCCGGCGCTCGGGAACCTACACAACACTGGAGCTCTACCTGGGGGCGCTGATGATACTGCTCGTGTTCGAGGCGGCGCGGCGCGTTCTGGGTTACCCGCTGCCGATCTTCTGCGCGTTCTTCCTGTTTTTTGCCTATTATGGACGCTCCATGCCAACGCTGTTCCGGCATTTCGGGCTCTCCGTGCCCCGCATCATTGAGGAGCTGTACCTGACCACGGACGGGCTGTTTGGGCTGGTGGCGGGTGTTTCAGCCACCTACATCTATCTTTTCATCCTGTTCGGGTCGTTCCTGAGCTCCACGGGAACTTCAAGTTTCTTCAACGACATTTCCATGGCTCTCACCGGCCACAAAAAAGGCGGCCCGGCCAAAATCGCCGTGATTTCCAGCGCTCTGATGGGAACCATAAGCGGCAGCACTTCGGCAAACGTGGCGACCACAGGCGCTTTTACGATCCCGCTCATGAAAAAAATCGGTTATCCCTCGTTCTACGCCGGAGCCGTGGAGGCGGCGGCCTCCACCGGAGGTCAGATCATGCCCCCCGTACTGGGGTCGGCCGCCTTCATCATCGCGGACTCCATCGGAGTTCCCTACATTCGGGTGGTCTCGGCGTCTGTGGTTCCGGCCCTGCTCTACTTTTGGGGGATATGGTGCTGTCTCAGTCTCCAGGCCTCGAAACTGAATCTGAAAGGACTGGATAAAAGCTCTCTGCCCAAAGTTTCCGAGGTGCTCATCCGGAGCGGCTACAAGGCTCTGCCCCTTTGCGTCATCATTTATTTTCTGGTGCAGGGATACAACCCCCTCTATTCGGCCTGTTGGGGAATCGGAACCTGTGTCGCCCTGAGTTTCATCGACAGAAAGGACAGACTGAACCTGAGGAGCTTTATTTCCACCCTGGAGGAGGGCTCGAAATCGGCGCTCTCCGTGGCGGTGGCCTGCACCCTTGTGGGAGTCGTCATTGGAATGATGGGAGCCACCGGCATCGCCCTCCGCATCGGCGACACCATCCTGAGCTACACCGCCGGCAAACTGATGCCGACCCTTGTGGTGACGATGATCATCTCCCTGATCCTGGGCATGGGGATGCCGACGACGGCCAGCTACGTCATGGCCAGCGCCGTGGCGGCTCCGGCTCTGACGATCATCGGCTGCAAACCTCTGGACGTCCATTTCTTCGTGTTCTTCTTCGCCGTTCTCTCGTCGGTGACGCCCCCGGTCTGCGTCGGGGCCTACACGGCGGCGGGAATCGCCGGAGCGAACCCCAACCAGACGGCCTTCACTTCGGTGAAAATGGTGCTGTCCGGCTTTATCATCCCGTTCGTGTTCATTTATTCTCCCGAACTTCTCCTGCCCAACGTGCGAAACTGGGTTGATTTCGCACAGGCGCTGGCTACCGCCATTATCGGCGTATTCGTTCTGTCGGCGGGCATCGAAGGGTATCTGCTCGACAAACTCTCCCTTTGGGAAAGAGCCCTCGCCCTGGCGGGGGCCCTGGGCATGATCATCCCCGGATGGAAGAGCGACGTCACCGGACTGGCGGTTCTGGGGCTTCTGTACGCGCTGGGGAAAAAACGCAGCTCCGGCGGGAAGCCCGAAACGGGAGCGGAAGGGACCGCGAAAACGCAATGA